One genomic segment of Bacteroides caccae includes these proteins:
- a CDS encoding C1 family peptidase — MIHTVHLLLGSEFEQSGIDLRKYIIKYGEGNASSYFTTLIWSLQNDNSIQIDSAELQESNETEIFYSGLENLYQIRLKAERCVINDEEIKLFFSELYNKTVTISNPGDSNSLHLCIYLPLYDKQLWSIVQRIVRLLNGGIQQQYTIDILGIAADMAFLFLPSEKADNLQTNLQIAKKVVEEIVAMKEQERNFAHFILMQNCNSQGIALNLNHDAFIRIIGELALLSIEHYTTLFPVTEDFSDRNIITFGLSVLNFDKYYFVHYLIRRAYLYVLEREKVMQKEVDVNKVSQIVQKHLENQTHLVSDFYQQEVAPLLKEGKKHDDIITIITPKLDEKIEELSKEFQSFIYDKDLTLPEKQAAMAQLLGVDDNLLKGNLFNKQQLTIDDCDSEAANIFIRENNKLIKRFTDEEGKEQIIPAVLTTPEDGNKDIYLPLGEIKELRVKMRESTNYIRQKSKELSSLSQQLENEETSKKRLTENGFIYEGTVYKLLDIEEKPLTETYQSHAVSEKNVDLRLGFTSVKNQGSQGSCSVFSISSIYEYILKKNSFTEYDLSEAFVYYNVREKNNKVMEDTGSSLYEVISSIIKQGICLEKLFPYKPKNYTTKPGIEAYEDALQRLIKEAKNVNLTIDDFKSALSDGYPIAVSMRIYDSFGNSNSGFIFRPTEAEIKSKEYGNHAMIVCGYSDDERIFIVRNSWGKDFGDKGYCYIPYSYIEDTELTNMACIITQISSEVKVGGIAQKTTASFNKTDNNIRCSIIRILIDEEKRLLNTYQRAYAECRIAYDTLMQTLGNNSNRERIYDMTLERLNDEVNQLNSRKNQFIQTDRTKALTAYDETTRTFGIWIVVLIVIMLLFCASTFYFSKFDEWFSDGVNWGILVSCLLLSGLLSLYFPYRKHYRRKLEQELAEQVINIANQHHKLQNQQDTLHLELYLAGMVIDRLATLQSTFMQRYQSLKSYVGNLSVWYDEESKKIKEMNVATEVPFLSLLSNEVLDAYFEREKKTIVDDIKLYCYFEGYDLSEDTIRKYKNGIRQQLIDKLLASLDGFTVYNYIMGEKVYPYLDPKYADPSQLLLLMDTNSEVFLQNERKDVTGNTSITQHLFIHTDMQSERMKWEQIYPKYFRTKPSCDSTVSIFNLVVVQENRLNMKDIKMLNLA, encoded by the coding sequence ATGATACACACTGTTCACCTGTTGCTTGGATCTGAGTTTGAACAATCGGGAATTGATCTGAGGAAGTATATTATAAAATACGGAGAAGGTAACGCTTCTTCGTATTTTACTACGTTGATATGGTCTTTGCAGAATGACAACTCTATACAGATTGATAGTGCAGAACTTCAGGAATCCAATGAAACCGAAATATTCTATTCAGGATTGGAGAATCTTTACCAGATTAGATTAAAAGCAGAAAGATGTGTAATAAATGATGAAGAAATAAAACTTTTTTTCTCTGAATTGTATAATAAAACCGTAACAATCAGTAATCCGGGTGATAGTAACAGTCTACATCTTTGTATCTACTTACCTTTATATGATAAGCAACTGTGGAGTATTGTACAACGAATAGTTAGATTATTGAATGGGGGTATACAGCAACAATATACAATAGATATATTAGGAATAGCAGCGGATATGGCTTTTTTGTTTCTTCCTTCAGAAAAGGCGGACAATCTACAAACTAATCTTCAAATAGCGAAGAAGGTGGTAGAAGAAATCGTTGCAATGAAAGAGCAAGAAAGGAACTTTGCTCATTTCATTCTCATGCAAAATTGTAATTCTCAAGGTATTGCACTCAATCTTAATCATGACGCTTTTATTCGGATTATAGGAGAATTGGCACTCTTATCTATTGAGCATTATACCACTCTATTCCCTGTCACTGAGGATTTTAGTGATCGTAATATTATTACTTTTGGGCTGTCTGTTCTAAATTTTGATAAATATTACTTCGTTCATTATCTAATACGAAGAGCTTATCTATATGTCTTGGAGCGAGAGAAGGTTATGCAAAAAGAAGTAGACGTTAACAAGGTGTCACAGATAGTGCAAAAACATTTGGAGAACCAAACGCATTTGGTCTCCGATTTTTACCAACAGGAAGTAGCACCTTTATTGAAAGAAGGGAAGAAGCATGATGATATTATAACAATTATTACGCCCAAATTGGATGAAAAAATAGAGGAATTATCTAAAGAATTTCAGTCCTTTATTTACGATAAAGACTTGACGCTTCCCGAAAAACAAGCAGCAATGGCTCAATTGTTAGGGGTGGATGATAATCTGCTCAAAGGAAATTTGTTTAATAAGCAACAATTGACCATAGATGATTGTGACAGTGAAGCTGCCAATATCTTTATTAGAGAAAACAATAAACTCATTAAACGTTTTACGGACGAAGAAGGTAAGGAACAGATTATTCCCGCTGTACTAACTACTCCAGAGGATGGCAATAAGGATATTTATCTTCCACTGGGCGAAATTAAAGAATTGCGCGTGAAGATGCGCGAATCAACGAATTATATCCGACAAAAAAGCAAAGAATTATCTTCTCTCTCTCAGCAATTGGAGAATGAAGAAACGAGTAAGAAGCGTTTAACTGAAAACGGGTTTATATACGAAGGTACAGTTTACAAACTGCTTGATATAGAAGAAAAACCATTAACAGAAACTTATCAAAGTCATGCCGTTTCAGAAAAGAATGTAGATCTTCGATTAGGATTTACTAGTGTTAAGAATCAAGGCAGTCAAGGTAGTTGTTCCGTTTTTTCCATATCTTCCATTTATGAATATATTCTGAAGAAAAATTCATTTACTGAATATGATTTGAGTGAAGCTTTCGTATACTATAATGTAAGAGAAAAGAACAATAAAGTAATGGAAGATACCGGGAGCTCTTTATATGAGGTTATAAGCAGTATCATTAAGCAGGGAATCTGTTTGGAAAAGCTATTTCCCTATAAACCGAAAAATTATACAACTAAGCCTGGAATTGAGGCCTATGAAGATGCGCTTCAAAGACTTATAAAAGAAGCTAAAAATGTAAATCTTACAATAGACGATTTTAAGTCAGCTCTATCTGACGGATATCCCATTGCTGTATCAATGAGGATATATGATTCTTTTGGAAATAGTAATTCAGGATTTATATTTCGCCCGACAGAGGCAGAAATAAAGAGTAAGGAATATGGAAATCATGCAATGATTGTTTGCGGATATAGTGATGATGAACGTATTTTCATTGTACGTAATTCGTGGGGAAAAGATTTTGGTGATAAGGGATACTGCTATATTCCATATTCTTACATAGAAGATACCGAATTGACAAATATGGCTTGTATTATAACGCAGATAAGCAGTGAAGTCAAGGTTGGGGGAATAGCTCAAAAAACAACTGCCTCTTTTAATAAAACAGACAATAATATCAGGTGTTCTATTATACGTATTCTTATTGATGAAGAGAAACGTTTATTGAATACTTATCAACGTGCATACGCTGAATGTCGAATCGCTTATGATACATTAATGCAGACTTTGGGGAATAATAGTAACCGGGAACGTATTTATGATATGACTCTTGAGCGTCTGAATGATGAGGTTAATCAGTTGAATTCGCGGAAAAATCAGTTCATACAGACAGATCGAACAAAAGCTCTTACCGCATACGACGAAACGACTCGTACTTTTGGAATATGGATTGTAGTATTAATAGTAATAATGCTACTCTTCTGTGCAAGTACTTTTTATTTCAGCAAGTTTGATGAATGGTTTTCTGATGGGGTTAATTGGGGGATTTTGGTAAGCTGCCTGCTTCTGTCAGGGCTTCTTTCTCTTTATTTTCCTTACCGGAAGCACTATCGCAGAAAACTGGAACAGGAATTGGCTGAACAGGTTATCAATATTGCTAATCAGCATCATAAATTACAGAATCAGCAAGATACTCTTCACTTGGAGTTGTATCTTGCAGGAATGGTAATAGATAGATTGGCTACTCTTCAGAGTACATTTATGCAACGTTATCAATCGCTAAAATCCTATGTAGGTAATCTTTCTGTTTGGTATGACGAGGAGAGTAAGAAAATAAAGGAGATGAATGTCGCTACAGAAGTTCCATTCCTCTCTTTGTTATCAAATGAAGTGCTTGATGCATATTTTGAAAGAGAAAAAAAAACAATAGTGGATGATATTAAATTATATTGCTATTTTGAAGGATATGATTTGAGTGAAGATACGATCAGAAAATATAAAAATGGTATAAGACAGCAACTGATAGACAAACTTCTCGCTTCTTTAGATGGTTTCACAGTCTACAACTATATAATGGGAGAAAAAGTATATCCATATTTGGATCCTAAATATGCTGATCCTTCACAATTGTTATTACTTATGGATACTAATTCTGAAGTCTTTTTGCAAAATGAAAGAAAGGACGTAACAGGGAATACTTCTATTACTCAACATCTATTTATTCATACCGATATGCAAAGTGAACGGATGAAGTGGGAGCAGATATACCCAAAATATTTTAGAACTAAACCATCATGTGATTCAACAGTATCTATTTTCAATTTAGTTGTTGTTCAAGAAAATCGATTAAATATGAAAGATATAAAAATGTTGAATTTGGCATAA
- the recA gene encoding recombinase RecA has product MAKKDELNFETDNKMASSEKLKALQAAMEKIEKSFGKGSIMKMGDDSVEQVEVIPTGSIALNVALGVGGYPRGRIIEIYGPESSGKTTLAIHAIAEAQKAGGIAAFIDAEHAFDRFYAAKLGVNIDDLYISQPDNGEQALEIAEQLIRSSAIDIIVIDSVAALTPKAEIEGDMGDNKVGLQARLMSQALRKLTAAVSKTRTTCIFINQLREKIGVMFGNPETTTGGNALKFYASVRLDIRGSQAIKDGEEVLGKLTKVKVVKNKVAPPFRRAEFDIMFGEGISHSGEIIDLGADLGIIKKSGSWYSYNDTKLGQGRDAAKQCIADNPELAEELEGLIFEALKKV; this is encoded by the coding sequence ATGGCAAAGAAAGACGAACTTAATTTTGAAACAGATAATAAAATGGCATCAAGCGAAAAACTAAAAGCCTTACAGGCTGCCATGGAAAAGATAGAAAAGAGCTTCGGTAAAGGTTCTATCATGAAAATGGGTGACGACAGTGTTGAACAAGTGGAAGTGATCCCGACAGGCTCTATCGCCTTGAACGTGGCACTAGGTGTAGGAGGTTACCCCAGAGGTAGAATCATCGAAATCTATGGCCCGGAATCTTCCGGTAAAACAACATTGGCTATCCACGCCATTGCCGAAGCACAAAAAGCCGGTGGTATCGCTGCTTTTATTGATGCCGAACACGCTTTCGACCGTTTCTATGCAGCCAAACTGGGAGTTAACATTGACGATTTGTATATTTCCCAACCGGATAACGGAGAGCAGGCATTGGAAATCGCCGAACAACTGATCCGCTCCTCCGCTATCGATATCATTGTTATCGACTCCGTAGCCGCATTGACCCCTAAAGCTGAAATCGAAGGCGATATGGGTGACAACAAAGTAGGTCTTCAGGCACGTTTGATGTCGCAGGCATTACGTAAACTGACAGCAGCCGTTAGTAAGACACGTACTACTTGCATCTTTATCAATCAGCTCCGCGAGAAAATCGGTGTTATGTTCGGTAACCCAGAAACAACAACCGGTGGTAACGCACTGAAGTTCTATGCTTCCGTTCGTTTGGATATTCGCGGTAGCCAAGCGATTAAAGACGGCGAAGAGGTACTCGGAAAGCTGACTAAAGTGAAAGTGGTGAAGAACAAGGTGGCACCTCCTTTCCGCAGAGCAGAATTCGACATAATGTTCGGTGAAGGTATCTCCCACTCCGGAGAAATCATCGACTTGGGCGCCGATCTGGGAATTATCAAGAAAAGCGGTTCATGGTATAGCTACAATGATACAAAGCTAGGTCAGGGACGTGATGCTGCAAAACAATGTATCGCTGACAATCCGGAGCTTGCAGAAGAACTGGAGGGCTTGATTTTTGAAGCACTAAAGAAAGTATAA
- the bcp gene encoding thioredoxin-dependent thiol peroxidase — translation MINVGDKAPEVLGINEKGEEIRLSAYKGKKIVLYFYPKDSTSGCTAQACNLRDNYSELRKAGYEVIGVSVDNEKSHQKFIEKNNLPFTLIADTDKKLVEEFGVWGEKKLYGRAYMGTFRTTFLINEEGIVERIITPKEVKTKEHASQILNQ, via the coding sequence ATGATTAACGTAGGAGATAAAGCACCGGAAGTATTAGGCATCAATGAGAAAGGTGAAGAAATCCGTCTGAGTGCTTACAAGGGAAAAAAGATTGTGTTGTATTTCTATCCGAAAGACAGCACATCCGGTTGTACGGCACAAGCATGTAATCTGCGCGACAACTATTCAGAATTGCGTAAAGCCGGTTACGAAGTAATCGGTGTCAGCGTGGACAATGAAAAGTCGCACCAGAAGTTTATCGAAAAGAACAATCTTCCTTTTACGTTGATAGCCGACACTGACAAAAAGTTAGTGGAAGAATTCGGCGTATGGGGAGAAAAGAAACTGTACGGACGTGCTTATATGGGTACTTTCCGCACCACTTTCCTTATTAACGAAGAAGGAATTGTGGAACGGATTATCACTCCGAAAGAAGTAAAGACTAAAGAGCATGCCTCACAGATTTTAAATCAATAA
- a CDS encoding saccharopine dehydrogenase family protein has protein sequence MGRVLIIGAGGVGTVVAHKVAQNADVFTDIMIASRTKEKCDKIVEAIGNPNIKTAKVDADNVDELVALFNNFKPEMVINVALPYQDLTIMEACLKAGVNYLDTANYEPKDEAHFEYSWQWAYHERFKEAGLTAILGCGFDPGVSGIYTAYAAKHYFDEIQYLDIVDCNAGNHHKAFATNFNPEINIREITQNGRYYENGQWVTTGPLEIHKDLTYPNIGPRDSYLLYHEELESLVKHFPTIKRARFWMTFGQEYLTHLRVIQNIGMARIDEVDYNGVKIVPLQFLKAVLPNPQDLGENYEGETSIGCRIRGLKDGKERTYYVYNNCIHQEAYKETGMQGVSYTTGVPAMIGAMMFFKGEWKRPGVNNVEEFNPDPFMEQLNKQGLPWHEVFDKDLEL, from the coding sequence ATGGGTAGAGTTCTTATTATCGGTGCAGGCGGTGTTGGTACTGTCGTTGCACACAAAGTGGCACAAAATGCCGATGTATTTACAGATATCATGATTGCCAGCCGTACGAAAGAGAAATGCGACAAAATCGTCGAGGCAATAGGTAACCCTAATATAAAAACAGCAAAAGTAGACGCAGATAATGTGGACGAGTTGGTAGCCTTATTCAACAATTTCAAACCTGAAATGGTGATTAACGTTGCCCTCCCTTATCAGGACTTGACCATTATGGAAGCATGTCTGAAAGCCGGAGTTAACTATCTGGACACTGCCAACTACGAACCCAAAGATGAAGCTCATTTTGAATACAGTTGGCAATGGGCTTATCATGAACGTTTCAAAGAAGCTGGTCTGACAGCTATCCTCGGCTGTGGATTCGATCCGGGAGTGAGCGGTATCTATACCGCCTACGCCGCCAAGCATTATTTCGACGAAATCCAATATCTGGACATCGTAGACTGTAATGCCGGCAATCACCACAAAGCATTTGCAACCAACTTCAATCCGGAAATCAATATCCGCGAAATTACCCAGAACGGACGTTATTATGAAAACGGCCAATGGGTAACTACCGGTCCGCTGGAAATCCACAAAGACCTGACTTATCCGAATATCGGTCCCCGCGATTCATATCTCCTTTATCACGAAGAACTGGAATCATTGGTGAAACACTTCCCGACAATTAAACGCGCACGTTTCTGGATGACCTTCGGACAGGAATATCTGACCCACCTGCGTGTTATCCAGAACATCGGTATGGCTCGTATTGACGAAGTAGATTACAACGGAGTGAAGATCGTACCTCTGCAATTCTTGAAAGCCGTTCTGCCTAATCCACAGGATTTGGGCGAGAACTACGAAGGAGAAACCTCTATCGGTTGTCGCATCCGTGGTCTGAAAGATGGAAAAGAACGTACGTATTATGTTTACAATAATTGCATCCATCAGGAAGCCTATAAAGAAACAGGTATGCAAGGAGTAAGCTACACTACCGGAGTTCCGGCCATGATTGGCGCCATGATGTTCTTCAAAGGAGAATGGAAACGTCCGGGCGTAAACAATGTAGAAGAATTTAATCCGGATCCGTTCATGGAACAACTGAACAAGCAAGGTTTGCCTTGGCACGAAGTGTTCGATAAAGATTTGGAGTTGTAG
- a CDS encoding META domain-containing protein: protein MKKVFVSICVAGAALAMSSCRSVEKAVPVSSINGEWNIIEVNGSKVAPGESRTLPFIAFDTATGRVSGNSGCNRMMGTFDVNAKPGSLELGAMASTRMMCPDMTTEKNVLSALAQVKGYKKAGKEKMYLCNASNRPVVVLEKKEADVKLSVLNGEWKIKEANGEAIPSGMEKQPFIAFDVKKKSIHGNAGCNLINGGFETSTSNAKSISFPGVASTMMACPDMETEGKILKALNEVKSFDVLAGGGIGLYDANNALVIVLEKK from the coding sequence ATGAAGAAAGTTTTTGTTTCAATTTGCGTTGCAGGTGCAGCACTTGCAATGTCTTCATGCCGTTCGGTTGAGAAGGCAGTTCCTGTGTCATCTATCAATGGTGAGTGGAATATTATAGAAGTCAATGGCTCGAAAGTTGCTCCGGGCGAAAGTAGAACCCTTCCGTTTATTGCATTTGATACGGCTACCGGTCGTGTGTCCGGTAATAGCGGATGTAACCGTATGATGGGTACATTCGATGTAAATGCGAAACCGGGAAGCCTTGAGTTAGGTGCTATGGCCAGTACTCGGATGATGTGTCCGGATATGACTACCGAGAAGAATGTATTGAGTGCTCTTGCACAAGTGAAAGGATATAAGAAAGCAGGTAAGGAGAAGATGTATCTTTGCAATGCTTCCAATCGTCCGGTTGTAGTTCTTGAAAAGAAGGAGGCTGATGTGAAACTTTCAGTGTTGAATGGAGAATGGAAAATTAAAGAAGCAAATGGTGAGGCGATTCCTTCAGGAATGGAGAAACAACCGTTTATCGCTTTTGATGTGAAGAAAAAGTCTATTCATGGTAATGCCGGATGCAACCTGATTAACGGAGGTTTTGAAACTAGTACGAGCAATGCCAAATCGATTTCCTTCCCGGGAGTGGCAAGTACAATGATGGCTTGTCCTGACATGGAGACAGAAGGTAAGATCCTGAAAGCGTTGAATGAAGTAAAGTCATTCGATGTATTGGCAGGCGGTGGCATTGGGCTGTATGATGCCAATAATGCATTGGTTATTGTATTAGAGAAAAAGTAA
- a CDS encoding DUF3472 domain-containing protein: MKNLLCLLALLLCTTVFAQPQQVVVGVSGNGYVTRQQDGARITQRGVTHWTNPKSIVSIYFYLHQPTTADLSLYAKGHSEIKVSYGKKGFKVNLQSNDFTKVPVGSIDIRQAGYVRIDLQGVSKSGEGFGEIKQLIADNVTGKSNYVKDFSDYWGRRGPSVHLGYALPEGDTEWFYNEITVPKEGETMHSYYMAAGFGEGYFGMQYNSPTERRILFSVWSPFDTQNPKEIPDDQKIKLLRQGKDVHIGEFGNEGSGGQSYLKYPWKAGNTYKFLMQIRPDGNGNTTYTAYFYATDEKEWKLIASFLRPKTNTWYKRPHSFLENFSPEQGYLSREVFFGNQWARSKEGKWSRLTDATFTHDATASAQVRLDYQGGNTKDNRFYLKMGGFFNESVPMGTKFYCKPTGKEPEIDWEALKQL; this comes from the coding sequence ATGAAAAATTTATTATGTTTACTTGCATTACTACTATGCACTACCGTATTTGCACAACCTCAACAAGTTGTCGTAGGAGTTTCCGGCAATGGCTATGTAACCCGGCAACAAGATGGTGCGCGAATAACACAAAGAGGAGTTACACATTGGACAAATCCTAAAAGTATCGTTAGTATTTACTTCTATTTGCATCAACCGACAACAGCCGATCTGTCACTGTATGCCAAAGGACATTCCGAAATCAAAGTCAGTTATGGAAAGAAGGGCTTCAAAGTCAATCTACAATCGAATGATTTCACTAAAGTTCCTGTTGGAAGTATCGATATACGACAGGCAGGGTATGTCCGTATCGACTTACAAGGAGTCTCTAAAAGTGGTGAGGGTTTCGGAGAAATTAAGCAGTTGATAGCAGACAATGTTACAGGTAAAAGTAATTATGTGAAAGACTTCTCTGACTATTGGGGACGCCGCGGTCCTTCCGTTCATTTGGGATATGCGCTACCTGAAGGTGATACTGAATGGTTCTACAATGAAATCACAGTGCCCAAAGAAGGCGAAACAATGCATAGCTACTACATGGCGGCCGGCTTCGGGGAAGGTTATTTCGGAATGCAATACAACTCCCCGACAGAACGCCGTATTCTTTTCTCGGTATGGAGTCCTTTTGATACACAAAACCCCAAAGAGATTCCGGATGACCAAAAGATTAAACTGTTACGCCAAGGCAAAGATGTACACATCGGAGAGTTTGGCAACGAAGGCTCAGGCGGACAAAGTTATTTGAAGTATCCCTGGAAAGCCGGTAATACATATAAATTTCTGATGCAAATCAGACCGGACGGGAATGGAAATACGACCTACACTGCCTATTTCTATGCAACAGATGAGAAAGAATGGAAATTAATAGCCAGTTTCTTACGCCCCAAAACCAACACATGGTATAAACGTCCTCACAGCTTCCTTGAGAATTTCAGTCCGGAACAAGGATATTTATCACGTGAAGTTTTCTTCGGCAACCAATGGGCACGTAGCAAAGAAGGTAAATGGTCCCGACTCACTGACGCTACCTTTACACACGATGCAACAGCGAGTGCCCAAGTCCGTCTCGACTATCAAGGTGGCAATACTAAAGACAATCGGTTTTATCTGAAAATGGGAGGCTTCTTTAACGAATCCGTTCCAATGGGAACTAAGTTCTATTGCAAGCCAACAGGCAAAGAACCGGAAATTGATTGGGAAGCATTGAAGCAATTGTAA
- the dnaK gene encoding molecular chaperone DnaK, translating to MGKIIGIDLGTTNSCVAVFEGNEPVVIANSEGKRTTPSVVAFVDGGERKVGDPAKRQAITNPTRTIFSIKRFMGENWDQVQKEVTRVPYKVVKGDNNTPRVDIDGRLYTPQEISAMILQKMKKTAEDYLGQEVTEAVITVPAYFSDSQRQATKEAGQIAGLEVKRIVNEPTAAALAYGLDKAHKDMKIAVFDLGGGTFDISILEFGGGVFEVLSTNGDTHLGGDDFDQVIINWLVEEFKNDEGADLTQDPMALQRLKEAAEKAKIELSSSTSTEINLPYIMPVNGVPKHLVKTLTRAKFESLAHGLIQACLEPCKKAMSDAGLNNADIDEVILVGGSSRIPAVQKLVEDFFGKAPSKGVNPDEVVAIGAAVQGAVLTDEIKGVVLLDVTPLSMGIETLGGVMTKLIDANTTIPARKSETFSTAADNQSEVTIHVLQGERPMAAQNKSIGQFNLSGIAPARRGVPQIEVTFDIDANGILKVSAKDKATGKEQAIRIEASSGLSKEEIEKMKAEAEANAEADKKEREKIDKLNQADSVIFQTENQLKELGDKLPADKKAPIEAALQKLKDAHKAQDLAAIDTAMVEINTAFQAASAEMYAQGGAQQGGAQAGPDMNGGAGQQDNGTKHGDNVQDADFEEVK from the coding sequence ATGGGAAAAATTATTGGTATTGACTTAGGAACTACAAACTCTTGTGTTGCTGTATTTGAAGGTAACGAACCGGTAGTAATTGCAAACAGTGAAGGTAAACGTACTACTCCTTCTGTTGTCGCTTTCGTAGATGGTGGCGAACGTAAGGTGGGCGACCCTGCAAAACGTCAGGCTATTACTAACCCGACACGTACCATTTTCTCTATCAAACGTTTCATGGGTGAAAATTGGGACCAGGTTCAGAAAGAAGTTACTCGTGTTCCTTATAAAGTAGTGAAAGGCGATAACAACACTCCGCGTGTTGACATCGACGGACGTCTGTACACTCCGCAGGAAATTTCTGCTATGATTCTTCAGAAAATGAAGAAAACTGCTGAAGATTATCTTGGACAGGAAGTAACGGAAGCAGTAATCACTGTTCCTGCATATTTCTCTGACTCTCAACGTCAGGCTACGAAAGAAGCCGGACAGATTGCCGGTCTGGAAGTAAAACGTATTGTGAACGAACCGACAGCCGCTGCTCTTGCTTATGGTCTGGACAAGGCTCACAAAGACATGAAGATTGCTGTGTTCGACCTTGGTGGTGGTACATTCGATATATCTATTCTTGAATTTGGTGGTGGTGTATTCGAAGTACTTTCTACAAACGGTGATACTCACCTTGGTGGTGACGACTTCGATCAGGTAATCATCAACTGGCTGGTAGAGGAATTTAAGAACGATGAAGGCGCTGACTTGACTCAGGACCCAATGGCTTTGCAACGTTTGAAAGAAGCTGCTGAAAAAGCTAAGATCGAGTTGTCTTCTTCTACAAGTACAGAAATTAACTTGCCGTATATCATGCCGGTAAACGGTGTGCCCAAGCACTTGGTTAAGACTTTGACTCGTGCTAAATTCGAATCTTTGGCTCACGGATTGATTCAGGCTTGTCTTGAACCATGTAAGAAAGCGATGAGTGATGCAGGCTTGAACAATGCTGATATTGACGAAGTAATCCTTGTAGGTGGTTCTTCACGTATTCCGGCTGTACAGAAATTGGTGGAAGATTTCTTTGGAAAAGCTCCTTCTAAGGGTGTAAATCCAGATGAAGTGGTTGCTATCGGTGCTGCTGTACAGGGTGCTGTTTTGACAGACGAAATCAAGGGTGTAGTATTGTTGGATGTAACTCCGTTGTCAATGGGTATCGAAACATTGGGTGGTGTAATGACTAAGCTGATTGATGCTAATACTACCATTCCGGCTCGTAAGAGTGAAACATTCTCTACTGCTGCCGATAACCAGAGTGAAGTAACGATCCATGTATTGCAGGGTGAACGTCCGATGGCTGCACAGAACAAATCAATCGGTCAGTTCAACTTGTCAGGTATTGCTCCTGCTCGTCGTGGTGTTCCTCAGATTGAGGTTACATTTGATATTGATGCAAACGGTATCTTGAAGGTATCTGCAAAAGATAAGGCAACCGGTAAGGAACAAGCTATCCGTATCGAGGCTTCCAGTGGTTTGAGCAAGGAAGAAATCGAAAAGATGAAAGCTGAAGCTGAAGCTAACGCCGAAGCAGATAAGAAGGAACGTGAAAAGATTGATAAATTGAATCAGGCTGATAGCGTAATATTCCAGACTGAAAATCAGTTGAAGGAATTAGGTGACAAGTTGCCTGCTGACAAGAAGGCTCCGATTGAAGCTGCTTTGCAGAAACTGAAAGATGCTCATAAGGCTCAGGATTTGGCTGCTATTGATACTGCTATGGTAGAAATCAATACTGCTTTCCAAGCTGCAAGTGCTGAAATGTATGCTCAAGGTGGTGCACAACAAGGTGGCGCACAGGCGGGGCCTGATATGAATGGCGGTGCCGGTCAGCAAGATAATGGAACTAAGCATGGAGATAATGTGCAAGATGCTGATTTTGAGGAAGTCAAATAA